The sequence ACCACCCACCTCGGCATCGGAGCACACCAGGATGACCTCGAATTCATGGCTTTCCACGGCATCCTCGAATGCTACGCCCGCACAGACCGCTGGTTCGGCGGAGTCACCTGCACCAACGGCGCGGGCAGCTCCGCTCCGGTCCCCTACGCAAAGTTCACCGACGAGGATATGATGAAGATCCGCGTGCAGGAGCAGAAAACCGCCGCACTCGTAGGCCAATACGGCTCCATGATCCAGCTCGATTACCCCAGCAGCGCAGTCAAAGGCGCGACCGATCCATCCCTGAAAGACGATCTCCGGAAAATCCTCGAAGCCACCCGACCCGAGGTCGTCTACACCCACAACCCAGCCGACAAGCACGACACCCACATCGGCGTGACCATCGCCGCGCTCCATGCCATGCGCGAAATGCCCGCTGCGGGGCGCCCGAGGAAAGTCGTCGGCTGCGAAGTTTGGAGAAACCT comes from Akkermansiaceae bacterium and encodes:
- a CDS encoding PIG-L family deacetylase, with the protein product MNFHQPNAQTFIPDCAPETEALARTTHLGIGAHQDDLEFMAFHGILECYARTDRWFGGVTCTNGAGSSAPVPYAKFTDEDMMKIRVQEQKTAALVGQYGSMIQLDYPSSAVKGATDPSLKDDLRKILEATRPEVVYTHNPADKHDTHIGVTIAALHAMREMPAAGRPRKVVGCEVWRNLDWLPDGEKVLMDVSGRDNLAAALNGVFDSQIAGGKRYDLATLGRRAANATFFDSHATDQSGQLIFGIDLTPLVTDESKDIITFISDLLDRFKNDVCQKLSKQLGQI